AACTGTTAACATAGCTTTCCTTTTCAGAATGATGTTTTGACTGTCAAACTTGGTGAGCTGGGCACCTATGTGTTGAATAAACAAACACCAAATAGACAACTTTGGCTGTCTTCGCCAGTGAGGTATTAGATTTATCTATGGTTTAGTTTCTTATTTTGGTTTTACTTTTTAGATGTGCAATCTTTTTTCTTTCAGGTTTTACTCGTTAGTCATCAGTATTCATAAATTACACGGCATGTGAATACTTCATAGAAAACTATGACTGTGTTGCTTAATTAATATTTCCTAGGGCATCATTATGTTTAAGAATGAACTGGAGAAAAGTCAATAATTGGAGAAAATGAATCAAATTGGTATCGTGAACAATCTTTAATCAAATAAGTTATATTATATGGTAATGGTTGTGTATTTATTAAGGATCCTTTGTAATTGTCTTTCTTGTCTTATTGGTGGAGAAGAAAGTAGCAAGGATTGGGAAATTTCTAGAAACTTTCCCTTTGGTTTAATCTCTGTTTGAAGTGTTCTCTTATAGTTATGGTGGGAGGAAACTGGAATATATGATATATTTTATGGCATGGTTCGTTTTTCATGTTTTTATTTAGGAGGAAAGTACCCACCACCTGTTATGTAAACTGAATCTGAGATCACGGAGGAGAGGGAGTATCATATTTAATATTTGCAATTTCATTAAAATATCGGTTTAATCCTTTGCATTAAGAGATGTTATTATCTTATTTTATGTAAAAACCTTTGTGAGAATGCACAAAAACTGTGCAAAAAGAAAACCTAGTCACTTAAGTTAGCCATGTAAACTTAAGCCTCTTGCAACTCTGCGCAACAGTCCTGTGTTCTGTTCGCGGGGTCTCCGTTTATGTGATCTATCCGTTTTCCATTCTCTATTTGCAGGGCTTTCTTTTCAGTTCTATAGAGAGGTTGCTAGGTGTTCTAATTCTCTGATAAAGCCATTCATCTTCCTTTTTCCACTCATTTCTGCAAATGCTCTTCCTTCTCTACACATTTCATTCTTCTTCCCTATttttgtatgtgtgtttgtgctGTGCTCTGTTTCTTCTCTGTTTGGTGTTTTGTATTTGCTATTTGGAGCTGTTTTTAATTTGTGATACTTcgaattttgtatgattttaaGGCTTTaagcttttttatatttatttatttcaagtgAAATACAGTTTGATTTGTTAGGACGATATTTTGCTATTTTATTTTGCTTGTCTTCTTAGTCTGCTTTGCTTAAACTAGATGGACATCTAACATTGGGCAAAATAGGTATAATAATCAAAATGTGacttgtatatatatattatatattgatcTCTACTAGTTCTACATTCTCTTGCACCTGTCTTAAAGCCTCCCATCTCTTTTGCAGTGGTCCGTCTAGGTTTGATTGGGATCAGGATACTAAAGCTTGGGTTTATAGGCGAAACAAAGCAAAGTTATATAAAATTTTAGAAGATGAGTTGGAGCAGCTCTGTGGCAAACCTATTGTTCTTTCCTAAGCTGTTGAAATTGTGGTATCTAATCTTGATTTGATATTTAAAAAGGAAATAATTGGACATGTTGAGATAATCATTTGGCGTCAAATGTAATTTTAAGCAGTTTTTGTTCCTTTGCCACCATTTACTCTATAAATTAAACCAGTTCTTTTACAGTCATTAAGTGATTGTATCTTCTAAATAATCAGCTCTATATAGAATTCATGTAGAAACATATTGCCATTAGTTTATTGTTCTAAAGTATTACATTTGCAATGGGCATTGTTGTTGGGTACTACTAGTGAGTTAGCATCTAATTTGAGGTTTAGATGTGCTTGATTTATTGTTATGGCTTCCTCATATTccttcaaacagcttgtgcaaAATGCAACCACCATCCTTTGTTGATTTACTAATTCTAGAAACTGGGCAACTGTTTGCTAGCTCTGTGGAGGCTTTTGTTCTTCTTCGTGTCCCTCTCACATCACATGTAGAAGTAGgatgtttgacttcaaaacaggTTAATAGCTTTTAGCCATATTGGTGTGTTTTCCTTGAAGTTTAATTCCAACTTATACTGTGGACAAAAATCAATTGTTAATTTCATGCTGCATGGTTAATTTATTTGACTAAAAAACTATTGGAATATGTTTGGACGTTGTaattagaaaattttaaattttaataattttaatcaattcaaatgatttaattaaaatctatttatttttaaattcttttgttttgatagagtaaaatttgaaaaacagaaactaatttgtaattttagaaaatttgaaaagattgatttgtaaattttgaaaattattgagaatttatttacaattatttgaaaattttgagagtaataatataaaatttatcttgtaaaatttaaaatattaataataaatgatTTAACATGTTGTATTATATAAAGTGAAATAAAATTtccaaaatttttaatatttggtGTTGTTTAGAAActtaataaaatatttcaaattcttttatcatttaacaattttctatattttttattcgaACTAAAAATTTTggtcaaattattttaaatattaaataaaatcattttcgcttttaaaattattcaaaatatactCTGTTTCTGCTGATAAATAAAGATGtccaaaataaattattttatattaaatttatttaaaactaaaatcaattctaaaAAGATGAACACTCTTAAATTTAAATACATGGATGCTTTCATTCAATGAAACAATGATATCAAATCatgttatatttaaatataaatttaattaatatgcaTTGACGgcgtaaaaatattttatattattttttatttaaagtttttaattttattttaattttttaaataatatatttgaatgaatatgatatattgataatataaaaaaatttatactgaAAATGCAtagtaattaaatttttttatataattttattttaaaattaattaaaatttaaattaatgtaCCGTAAGAAATTTGATATTCAACTAAAAAGGAtagaatttatcttttaaaaattgGGTTTAATGGAGATGCACTaaagtgtaaaaaaaaaaaatttctgtcatccaatagaaatatATCAATCTGCCATATCATATAAGTAACTTAAAATTTTCAATCCAACTTGGCAGGATACATGATTGTTATTTAAGACAAATTTTGTTTGGTAATACAGATGCAAGATATTTGTCAGATCCACACACTGCAATATTATGGAGATCTCAAAACAAACACTTGTAGCAATTTCTTTAAATTATGCTAAAGTAATTGTCTTTCATGAAGCAAACAAAGAGTGTAGATGGTTACAATCAATAACTCGACATATCCAAGGAGCGTCTGATTTACCAATTGATAATAATCAAACAATTTTATATGAAGACAGTGTTGCGTGTGTTATCTAGATGAAAGAAGATTAAATCAAAAGTGACAGAACCAAGCATATTCCTCCAAAGTTCTTCTCTTTCACAGAAGAACTAAAAAACACAGAGATTGATGTTTAATATATTCGTTCGAGTGTTAATGCAAAAGATCCATTCACAAAGATATTCACtacatcaatttttaaaaaacacgtacaaaatattaaaatatgtcACCTTAAAAATCTTTTAAGAACTAAATATGTTCGGTTGAGGGGAGCATTATTTTTTCCTTATTAAAGTTTTTATTCAAGATAAACTTTTTCTAATAAAGTTTTTAACTAGACAACATTTCTTACCATAAGATTTTCTTCGACATGACAAGACTTTAATAGAGAACcgtaaaaaatatttcaaaagtttTTAACTAGACAACATTTCTTCCCATAAGATTTTCTTCGACATGACAAGACTTTAATAGAGAATCgtaaaaaatatttcaaaggaGGAatgttataataaataaaaaattatttattattatttaaaaatatctattttaatttcaaacttaaaataataatGCCAATTATTTATTATAGTGatctaatatattaaattaaaaataataaatatcaatTATTACATTAttgtaataattatattttttagtaGTATAAATACCCATGAATACATACACTAAATTTGTTTGAATGATACAAGAGATATCATCATTCTTTTCTCTTAGTTTGAGTCATATCATATAATCAATCATACATACATTTTTTATAGTATTATATAACTAAATTATATAACTGAATTAGTAAAATTATATCATTAAATTAGTTTACAAGTATAAAGTTTaattcaaatatttgattttcctcaTTATAGATATAATTTCtcatttaatcaattttttaataaagatGTTGAGAAATAAgctattttatattaattaaaactaaaatcaattctaaaAATTATCGGCAAATTCCGTGCTTTGTTCGTAAAACTTCAGAGTGTAATTGAGTAGCAGCTTCGGCCACCAACAGATTCTCATCCTCCGACTAAAATGGGCGCCGCCGCCCCAAGGTTCATCTTTATCCTCCGCCACAACCTCCGCCTCTTCCCTCCCACCTTCTCTTCCCATTTTCGCCGCCACCACCGCGCTATCTTTACTTCCACTTCCTCTCCATTTTCCTCACTAActccttctccttctccttctctCACACCCAAACTCAAACTCAAACCCAAAGCCTCCCAACACTTTCACACCCAACCTTCATCTTCCCTCGGTGGAACCCACCACCCATGGCCCGAATTTTCCAGATTTTTCGCACACATCTCCTCCGCCGGCTACACATCCACTATTCCTCCCGCCGATTCCTTTCTCCCTCCCGCTGAATTGTCGCAGGCCGAGGTCTGTTCCTGCTTGGCTTTCGCCCGAGATAGACCCAACCTTCTCAGGTTTGTGTTTCTGAATTTCATTCTTTGctcaatgattttttttgttgtttttttctcATTGAATTGAAATTGATTTCTATAGGTTGCTTTCTATGAGAGACGTAGCTGTTGTGGTTGAACATGGCACCCCCTTTCTGTTCCCGGATTCTGAGGATTCCGTTTCGAAGATGAAGTCTTTTGTATTCAACGGTGACTCCACTGTTAGTGCTATCTACTGCTATATTCTTCTATTTTGCTAGCTTCTCATATTACTATAAGTTCATACTTATTTGTGTTTTAGTTGATGCCTTTGGTTGttaatgttgttcttgataagaTGCAATTGTTACTTGAATAGTTGAAACAATTGAATGAATAAATGGAGTAAAAAATCGGATTCTGAGCTTTTGGTTTCATTTCCATTTTGCTGAAATATTGTTTTTATAGACAATGAAGTAAAGCTTGTTTGCCTTCAATTGGTGTTTGGTCTGATAATGATTCATTTTCATTTCTCATCCATAGGTTTGTTTAAGAAACATAAACCTTCAGACTTTTCCActatgtaatatttattttagggtGTGTCTGTTTttaaaattgttatatatatttataactaTTTCGAATTCTGAGTTCTTTGTCTTATGTTTGAAATATTGTATGCAATTTTTATTTCCATATTTTGTAATGGGGAATGGGGTATGACATATCTAGATTACAGGTTACATATGTCAGTTTCTTTTAGTTCCTTCATCTTGAATCTTCTGGATCAGACTTAGCTTTAGCAATAAGTTAtcttttaggctatgtttgggaggtTAGGAGGGGAAAGAAGGACTTTaggaaaaaggaagaaaagaCAAGTCCCCCTCCTCCAACTTGAAATGGAggcttatttttcttcataatacaaAATCTCTCGAATACGAAGAAACTCAAAAAATGTATTGGAGATGGAATTTGAAGGGCAAAGCTAAGTTCTTCAAATCCTTTCAATGTTTCTATAACTCTCTTAAAAAAAACGTGagcatttttttttttcattctctaCAAAAATAATCTCAAATAAGGTGAAagatttctatcccttttcctCTCCTCCTAAAGCTCTTCCCTACCCTCTAAATTCCCAAACCGAGTCTTTGGTTCTGTTGGCTTTTCTCTTACTAAATGTGGTTGCTATagttttttaacaaaatttaCCGCTATAGCCAAACTCAAAGTTCGTCACTGATCTTTTTACATTCCTATTATTTGTATCATTTATTGAACACCTTAGCTTCAGAACAATACATTTGGTGTATAGAACCAGAAAATAGAAAGTAATTCAAAAAATCACTTGGTGGTTGGAAATTCTGACTATGTAACCTTTTCTAAAATCCATATTTGTCTTGGGTCTCAAATGCATGGAATGAAGAAACGTGGAAAGTGCCTGAAATCCTGAATATCTGTTTAAATTTTCTTCTCATACTAAACTATTTAAGAAACATTATGCATACTGTATGGAACATAACACCGTCTTTACACCCAATTTCAACTCTTTACCTGTTTATTTTAGAGGTTTTTGATTTGTGCTTGATATGCAGGCCTTGGACACTAATAAAGCCAATATGGTTGATCTAATGAAATTTCTTCTGAGTTACGCAAGCAACTGCTCGGTCTCGTCAGAAAGGAACAGTCTCTATAACAGAAATCTTGTTGAATCCTCCGTCCGAAACCTATTTGGTGAACTTTTCAAGCTGAGTTATAGTGCACCTGGACCTAACTCTTTTGATTCAGTGCAAAATCAAATCCCTGCCGGTAGATTTGGGCATACAGCGCCTCCTGGACAAAACATTGAAATGAAAAGGGGTGATTGGATTTGCACAAGgtaattttgttaattatttcaACTTTTTCCGAGTCCCAAGGTGATTTTAAATCAAATGATGTGATTATTTTTGTTTTACAAGCATCATATAACGTTCTGATGAGTTAACATCGCCTTTTTCTAATATTGAGCAGGTGTAATTTTATGAATTTTGCAAGAAATGTTAAATGTCTTGAATGCGAGGAAGCAAGGCCAAAAAGACAACTGACGGGAGGAGAATGGGAATGTCCTCAGTAAGTATTTTCCTCCCTCTGAAACTTTTTCCCTCTTACCTTTGATGTAGACATCCAATTAACATGATTTTCATTTTAAGGTGTGATTTCCATAATTATGGGAGGAATGTAACTTGCTTACGTTGTGATTGCAAGAGGCCTGGACAAATATCTTTGGGTTCCACCGATACCACGTCACATCCAGGGTATGGTAACGGAAACAATTATAATCCTTCAAATATTGATGCTAGGTTAGCCGCTAATGAAGAAAAGGCTCAACGTTGGTTTAACAAGGTTTCTCAACTGGATAACAATTCTGATATTAACAGTGTGGCAGACGATGAAGATTTTCCGGAAATAATGCCGTTAAGGAAAGGAGTTAATAGATTTGTTGTAAGCACAAGGAAAACTCCATTAGAGAGGAGGTTGACCAATGCTCAATACAAGAGAAACTTGGGAAATAATGATACTCCTGGAGTTGAGGATTTTAGATCTGGGGAATCAGTCAAGTCTCACAATACTCTGGATGATATTCTAGGTCGCTCAACCGGCCTTCCTCAATCTGACCATAAAAATATGGGTGCTGAGCAAA
The Vicia villosa cultivar HV-30 ecotype Madison, WI linkage group LG6, Vvil1.0, whole genome shotgun sequence genome window above contains:
- the LOC131609962 gene encoding zinc finger protein VAR3, chloroplastic, producing MGAAAPRFIFILRHNLRLFPPTFSSHFRRHHRAIFTSTSSPFSSLTPSPSPSLTPKLKLKPKASQHFHTQPSSSLGGTHHPWPEFSRFFAHISSAGYTSTIPPADSFLPPAELSQAEVCSCLAFARDRPNLLRLLSMRDVAVVVEHGTPFLFPDSEDSVSKMKSFVFNGDSTALDTNKANMVDLMKFLLSYASNCSVSSERNSLYNRNLVESSVRNLFGELFKLSYSAPGPNSFDSVQNQIPAGRFGHTAPPGQNIEMKRGDWICTRCNFMNFARNVKCLECEEARPKRQLTGGEWECPQCDFHNYGRNVTCLRCDCKRPGQISLGSTDTTSHPGYGNGNNYNPSNIDARLAANEEKAQRWFNKVSQLDNNSDINSVADDEDFPEIMPLRKGVNRFVVSTRKTPLERRLTNAQYKRNLGNNDTPGVEDFRSGESVKSHNTLDDILGRSTGLPQSDHKNMGAEQNFSSERSPSIGSNTSHFNDVKGSNTPTLPPFPSYASTGDTDRTQLSNNSSIENIIKDKEKEQAVKSDRWFRKIAEMNDVQDITSAISDDDFPEIMPMRKGENRFVVSKKKDRSLTTPAYKRRLAMEQSGNTNFVPFVPFPPDYFAKKDKPQADGTDSTDRSNVESSSVPEPAEMSSDARARPEQRPEPTDQSSNNNNNHVISSYGATSSGNSNLSFSQDSVPNLTEKSSTSSASENHSVGTEWTGKSLEGSAVREPDPLDMSEEAKAERWFRRVAQIKDISELSQIPDEDFPSIMPMRKGVNRFVVSKRKTPLERRLTSQQYRRNLPVVSSDPVKKENEGS